From Streptomyces zhihengii, the proteins below share one genomic window:
- a CDS encoding ATP-binding protein yields MTAHDIAAPPAAADPGAPADGGPALALLDRLAALRERVTVLVEHRSAGDPTAGDPLRGLYLSDEAVRHLLHHPAPTDPDAAPPPPVPDATGTPYDADGVPDTAAGASPFDADGAPYAGDRLAWLALRAGLTGLDTALLLIALAPDVDRRFEPLYGYLNDDVSRRRATAGLALDLCAVPAHDTAARARLHASAPLRALGLLEVEEPERPFLSRPLRVPDRLAGHLLGDDTPDAALSGLLRPLPEPLPEPPSDGTAADLAARDFTHRLSALLRGGPLTVYLREEREGDGLAAASAALAAAGLDALCCAEPGDRVPELLREARLGGRAVVVPGLPGKAGPLVRALTAADDVTVLMTGARPYDPDWSPVDPLVLDAPGRGAGGAAVWRAALGADADGFDVAGTIAPYRLGGDRVRRTARAARALAAFDGGPVTAAHLRLAARRQSASGLESHARRIRPAVDWRDLVLPEAPLTQLRELALRARHRDRVLGDWRLSAGGGRGRGVLGLFAGESGTGKTLSAEVVAADLGLDLYVVQLSSVVDKYVGETEKNLERIFTEADRTDAVLLFDEADAVFGKRSEVKDSHDRYANMESAYLLQRLESFDGIALLTTNLRANIDEAFTRRLDLVVDFPFPDAGQRLALWRHGLAHVPSDDGIDPAPLADEFELAGGSIRSAVVTAAYLAAGRGDVVTAPDLLEGARREYRKAGRLVPGEHGW; encoded by the coding sequence GTGACCGCCCACGACATCGCCGCACCACCGGCCGCGGCCGACCCCGGCGCCCCGGCGGACGGCGGGCCCGCGCTCGCCCTGCTGGACCGCCTCGCGGCCCTGCGGGAGCGGGTGACCGTGCTGGTCGAGCACCGGTCGGCGGGCGACCCGACCGCCGGTGACCCGCTGCGCGGCCTGTACCTGTCCGACGAGGCGGTGCGCCATCTGCTGCACCATCCCGCGCCCACGGACCCGGACGCCGCTCCCCCGCCGCCCGTCCCTGACGCCACCGGCACGCCCTACGACGCGGACGGGGTTCCGGACACCGCCGCTGGCGCGTCCCCCTTCGACGCGGACGGTGCCCCGTACGCGGGCGACCGGCTGGCGTGGCTGGCCCTGCGGGCGGGGCTGACCGGCCTGGACACCGCCCTGCTGCTCATCGCCCTCGCCCCGGACGTCGACCGCCGCTTCGAGCCGCTCTACGGCTATCTCAACGACGATGTGAGCCGCCGCCGTGCCACCGCCGGCCTCGCCCTCGACCTGTGCGCCGTCCCGGCGCACGACACGGCCGCCCGTGCCCGTCTGCACGCCTCGGCTCCGCTGCGCGCCCTCGGCCTGCTGGAGGTCGAGGAGCCCGAACGCCCCTTCCTCTCGCGGCCGTTGCGCGTGCCTGACCGGCTGGCCGGCCATCTCCTCGGTGACGACACCCCGGACGCGGCGCTCTCCGGACTGCTGCGCCCGCTGCCCGAGCCCCTGCCCGAGCCGCCGTCCGACGGCACCGCGGCGGACCTCGCCGCACGGGACTTCACGCACCGCCTCTCCGCGCTCCTGCGGGGCGGTCCGCTCACCGTCTACCTCCGCGAGGAGCGCGAGGGGGACGGACTCGCCGCCGCGTCCGCGGCCCTCGCCGCGGCCGGCCTCGACGCGCTGTGCTGCGCCGAACCCGGTGACCGGGTGCCCGAGTTGCTGCGGGAGGCCCGCCTCGGCGGCCGGGCCGTCGTCGTGCCGGGCCTGCCCGGGAAGGCGGGCCCGCTGGTGCGGGCGCTGACCGCGGCGGACGACGTGACGGTGCTGATGACGGGCGCGCGCCCGTACGACCCCGACTGGTCCCCCGTCGACCCGCTGGTCCTCGACGCGCCGGGCCGCGGGGCGGGCGGGGCGGCCGTCTGGCGGGCCGCGCTCGGCGCGGACGCCGACGGGTTCGACGTGGCCGGCACGATCGCCCCGTACCGGCTGGGCGGCGACCGCGTCCGGCGGACCGCGCGGGCCGCCCGCGCCCTCGCCGCCTTCGACGGCGGCCCGGTCACCGCGGCCCATCTGCGGCTCGCCGCCCGCCGCCAGTCGGCCTCCGGCCTGGAGAGCCATGCCCGCCGCATCCGGCCCGCCGTGGACTGGCGGGACCTGGTGCTGCCCGAGGCGCCGCTCACGCAGTTGCGCGAACTCGCGCTGCGCGCCCGCCACCGCGACCGCGTCCTCGGCGACTGGCGCCTGAGCGCGGGCGGCGGGCGCGGCCGGGGCGTCCTCGGTCTGTTCGCGGGCGAGTCGGGCACCGGGAAGACCCTGTCGGCGGAGGTGGTCGCGGCCGACCTGGGCCTGGACCTGTACGTCGTGCAGCTCTCCTCTGTCGTGGACAAGTACGTCGGCGAGACCGAGAAGAACCTCGAACGGATCTTCACGGAGGCCGACCGCACCGACGCGGTGCTCCTCTTCGACGAGGCCGACGCCGTCTTCGGCAAGCGCTCCGAGGTCAAGGACTCGCACGACCGGTACGCCAACATGGAGAGCGCCTACCTGCTCCAGCGGCTGGAGTCCTTCGACGGCATCGCCCTGCTCACCACCAATCTGCGGGCCAACATCGACGAGGCGTTCACGCGCCGGCTGGACCTGGTGGTGGACTTCCCGTTCCCGGACGCCGGGCAGCGGCTGGCGCTGTGGCGGCACGGTCTGGCGCACGTCCCGTCGGACGACGGCATCGACCCGGCCCCGCTCGCCGACGAGTTCGAGCTGGCCGGCGGGTCGATCCGCAGCGCCGTGGTCACCGCCGCCTATCTCGCCGCCGGGCGCGGGGACGTGGTGACGGCGCCGGACCTCCTGGAGGGCGCCCGGCGCGAGTACCGCAAGGCGGGCCGGCTGGTGCCGGGCGAGCACGGCTGGTGA
- a CDS encoding RICIN domain-containing protein, translating to MSLWTSLEPSSVTVDPGSSTRVRLRVRNTGDVVDEYRFEPVGDVAPWTTVEPGTLRLYPGTTGTVELTFAPPRTPDAVAGPNPYAVRITPTQHPEAVTVPEGNLTITPFTEVRAELVPPTVKGRFRGRPKLAVDNLGNTRVTASVGGSDNGDHLSYRISPANVQIEPGRAAFVDTTLKPRQITWFGSKEERPYTLAVRRSGADTTEVEGTYVQRGFLPAWLATFLGLLLVLAIAFLMIWISYKPQVRTEAMEQTEQAGAALAPSPTPSPPVEPAPPEPSEEPDPPKTEKPDGDGGGGGGGPSKPAGPPPVVPAKNVLLRNTTTKLCAELPGHEKGEINGPVQQSVCDGTDRDNQLWDLEVKYPKQGPGGTPLFQIRNVKDKFCMDLGEYGGRPVGTPVAEFHCDGTTADNQLWWIQKQDSGDYWIRNYASNNKCLEVEGRSDGGINARLRIGDCTNIDDQEWKIITPKKD from the coding sequence GTGAGCCTTTGGACTTCTCTGGAACCCTCGTCCGTCACCGTGGACCCCGGCAGCAGCACACGGGTACGCCTGCGGGTGCGCAACACCGGTGACGTGGTGGACGAGTACCGGTTCGAGCCCGTCGGGGACGTGGCGCCCTGGACGACCGTCGAGCCCGGGACACTGCGGCTGTACCCGGGCACCACCGGGACCGTCGAACTGACGTTTGCTCCACCCCGGACCCCCGACGCCGTCGCCGGCCCGAACCCCTACGCCGTGCGGATCACGCCGACGCAGCACCCGGAGGCGGTGACCGTCCCGGAGGGGAACCTGACGATCACACCGTTCACCGAGGTGCGGGCGGAACTGGTGCCCCCGACGGTGAAGGGCCGGTTCCGGGGGCGGCCGAAGCTGGCGGTCGACAATCTCGGCAACACCAGGGTGACGGCCTCGGTCGGGGGCAGCGACAACGGCGACCACCTCTCGTACCGGATCAGTCCGGCGAACGTCCAGATCGAGCCCGGCCGTGCCGCGTTCGTCGACACGACGCTGAAGCCCCGGCAGATCACCTGGTTCGGCTCCAAGGAGGAGCGCCCCTACACGCTGGCGGTCCGCCGGTCGGGGGCGGACACCACGGAGGTCGAGGGGACGTACGTCCAGCGCGGCTTCCTGCCCGCCTGGCTCGCGACCTTCCTCGGCCTGCTGCTGGTCCTGGCGATCGCCTTCCTGATGATCTGGATCTCCTACAAGCCGCAGGTCCGCACGGAGGCGATGGAGCAGACCGAGCAGGCGGGCGCCGCGCTCGCGCCCAGCCCCACTCCCTCCCCGCCCGTCGAGCCGGCCCCGCCCGAGCCCTCCGAGGAACCCGACCCGCCGAAGACCGAGAAGCCGGACGGCGACGGCGGCGGTGGCGGCGGAGGCCCCTCCAAGCCCGCCGGTCCGCCGCCCGTGGTCCCGGCCAAGAACGTCCTGCTGCGCAACACCACCACCAAGCTCTGCGCCGAACTGCCCGGTCACGAGAAGGGGGAGATCAACGGCCCCGTCCAGCAGAGCGTCTGCGACGGCACCGACCGGGACAACCAGTTGTGGGACCTGGAGGTCAAGTACCCCAAGCAGGGCCCCGGCGGCACACCGCTCTTCCAGATCCGCAACGTCAAGGACAAGTTCTGCATGGACCTGGGCGAGTACGGCGGACGGCCCGTGGGCACCCCCGTCGCCGAGTTCCACTGCGACGGCACGACCGCCGACAACCAGCTCTGGTGGATCCAGAAGCAGGACAGCGGCGACTACTGGATCCGCAACTACGCCAGCAACAACAAGTGCCTGGAGGTCGAGGGCAGGAGCGACGGCGGCATCAACGCCCGCCTGCGCATCGGCGACTGCACCAACATCGACGACCAGGAGTGGAAGATCATCACGCCGAAGAAGGACTGA
- a CDS encoding eCIS core domain-containing protein: MRERGAGKQPSDERQPPRRAVTPGAPDPVRRMLALQRSAGNAAVARAVEAERHLHGPGCGHGTTVARSADAAAEPHRHGAGCGHGGAEDTGPQGQRGLIDAAMSTPSRTLPEPFLDRAKAFYRNDGLSEGRVHDNPTAQRATAALGAEAMTVGNHIFLGPSAVGNTRILAHEASHLDKNLRGVRETGNDNGAGVTVTDPRQASEVSAVADGDAFEAGATTAPSVAAQRSVRSGADDGPAAVQRAGGSGRSAGKVKEKSARQIAKGIDEEVKQEWDYAYGGGRQGTAPEEVRMRYARSMADDRTSQALSHQSFLVYDAIQARREQTGKKAVNEREVQGMLINNRLLFASNFNESMDLLKPFETNGSRDTYPSLVGTHQSDAGRVSGLPASDADEYRNRLNRADVKTQAMLAGQRDDAVADALRERRGKPVTVIDVDDPRLHLMLTGKQYEGAVFFVKVPAEKGLMHAEQKLLLALRTSGITGEETKGSPHAVMGRYRGCLCCTAALDYYRNELGFSTMDYDPNPGFYYWESLENLYKHQDHVVKDPKFRETMLRLARELPSTPAMSRTEPPEHAYERNGPESLEHASAAARRNYRSPSTSDVETGFDEETGLPVYTSYERELDLGYAGGTGGAKVGKGTKIDDASKGKSRARATRIVDAAGWTEIQNSWLHDGPEEQAKVYRKWEKDKKASRAELVEIIRGVETERSAEAVHAAVSRLVKGTTGHERRDNRKAGDPVVRRPDKGKYAEKPKSASKKPTRKTGREMKRKSKGWKKIEALMKAERNTSDFYKQWRVEDAKSKPGNLKTSLMSPALAQLVADLGATYTVSTMSHRLHIAERTLRRFVSERRPAQAAEPDSDTASESGSDTASVAGDTASVAATTVDDGASEYQGGDVMDYADQDDYAGSQADYGDYADYQDEYGGDDGGMDYEYADDYASDDGQAAPAPAFAYQQQGGSASGTAEAGPSHSFAYPGVSGYTLVVHRGQTLYRDDSDGQFHWRDPDTYRMVPLGEYASDVEMSDA, translated from the coding sequence GTGCGGGAGCGCGGAGCGGGGAAGCAGCCGTCCGACGAGAGGCAGCCGCCCCGTCGTGCGGTGACGCCGGGCGCGCCGGACCCGGTCCGGCGGATGCTCGCGCTCCAGCGGTCGGCGGGGAACGCGGCCGTCGCCCGTGCCGTCGAAGCGGAACGGCACCTGCACGGGCCCGGCTGCGGGCACGGGACCACCGTCGCCCGTTCCGCCGACGCCGCCGCCGAGCCGCACCGGCACGGGGCCGGCTGCGGTCACGGGGGCGCCGAGGACACCGGTCCGCAGGGCCAGCGCGGCCTCATCGACGCCGCCATGTCGACGCCGAGCCGCACCCTGCCGGAACCGTTCCTCGACCGGGCGAAGGCGTTCTACCGCAACGACGGACTCTCCGAGGGCCGCGTCCACGACAACCCCACGGCGCAGCGCGCCACCGCCGCGCTGGGCGCGGAGGCCATGACCGTCGGCAACCACATCTTCCTCGGCCCGTCGGCCGTCGGGAACACGAGGATCCTCGCCCACGAGGCCAGCCACCTGGACAAGAACCTCCGCGGCGTCCGCGAGACCGGCAACGACAACGGCGCCGGTGTCACCGTCACCGATCCGCGCCAGGCGTCGGAGGTGTCGGCGGTGGCCGACGGCGACGCCTTCGAGGCGGGGGCGACCACCGCCCCGTCCGTCGCCGCCCAGCGGTCGGTCCGCTCCGGCGCTGACGACGGCCCCGCCGCCGTGCAGCGCGCGGGCGGCAGCGGCCGGAGCGCAGGCAAGGTCAAGGAGAAGTCCGCTCGCCAGATCGCCAAGGGCATCGACGAGGAGGTCAAGCAGGAGTGGGACTACGCCTACGGAGGCGGACGCCAGGGCACCGCACCGGAGGAGGTGAGGATGCGCTACGCCCGCTCCATGGCGGACGACCGCACCTCCCAGGCGCTCTCCCACCAGAGCTTCCTGGTGTACGACGCCATCCAGGCCCGGCGCGAGCAGACGGGGAAGAAGGCCGTCAACGAGCGCGAGGTCCAGGGCATGCTGATCAACAACCGGCTGCTCTTCGCCTCCAACTTCAACGAGTCCATGGACCTGCTGAAGCCTTTCGAGACCAACGGCTCCCGTGACACCTACCCCTCCCTGGTGGGCACGCACCAGAGCGACGCGGGCCGGGTGAGCGGTCTGCCGGCCTCCGACGCCGACGAGTACCGGAACCGGCTGAACCGCGCCGACGTCAAGACGCAGGCGATGCTGGCCGGCCAGCGCGACGACGCCGTGGCCGACGCCCTGCGCGAGCGCCGGGGCAAGCCGGTGACGGTGATCGACGTCGACGACCCGCGGCTGCACCTCATGCTGACGGGCAAGCAGTACGAGGGCGCGGTGTTCTTCGTCAAGGTCCCGGCGGAGAAGGGGCTGATGCACGCGGAGCAGAAGCTGCTGCTGGCGCTGCGCACGTCCGGCATCACCGGCGAGGAGACCAAGGGGTCGCCGCACGCCGTCATGGGCCGCTACCGCGGCTGCCTGTGCTGTACGGCCGCGCTCGACTACTACCGCAACGAACTCGGCTTCAGCACCATGGACTACGACCCCAACCCGGGCTTCTACTACTGGGAGTCCCTGGAGAACCTGTACAAGCACCAGGACCACGTGGTGAAGGACCCGAAGTTCCGGGAGACGATGCTGCGCCTCGCCCGGGAGCTGCCGAGCACCCCGGCCATGTCCCGCACCGAGCCGCCGGAGCACGCCTACGAGCGCAACGGCCCCGAGAGCCTCGAACACGCCTCCGCCGCCGCGCGGCGCAACTACCGGAGCCCTTCCACGAGCGACGTCGAGACGGGCTTCGACGAGGAGACCGGTCTTCCGGTCTACACGTCCTACGAGCGGGAACTCGACCTCGGCTACGCGGGCGGCACCGGTGGCGCGAAGGTCGGCAAGGGCACCAAGATCGACGACGCCTCGAAGGGCAAGTCCCGTGCGCGCGCCACGCGGATCGTCGACGCGGCGGGCTGGACGGAGATCCAGAACAGCTGGCTCCACGACGGGCCCGAGGAGCAGGCCAAGGTCTACCGGAAGTGGGAGAAGGACAAGAAGGCGAGCCGCGCCGAACTGGTCGAGATCATCCGCGGGGTGGAGACGGAGCGGAGCGCCGAGGCCGTCCACGCCGCCGTGTCGCGTCTGGTCAAGGGCACCACCGGCCATGAGCGCCGCGACAACCGCAAGGCGGGCGACCCCGTGGTGCGCCGGCCGGACAAGGGGAAGTACGCCGAGAAGCCGAAGTCCGCGTCCAAGAAGCCGACCCGCAAGACCGGCCGGGAGATGAAGCGCAAGTCGAAGGGCTGGAAGAAGATCGAGGCCCTGATGAAGGCCGAGCGGAACACGAGCGACTTCTACAAGCAGTGGCGCGTGGAGGACGCGAAGTCCAAGCCCGGCAACCTCAAGACCTCCCTGATGTCGCCGGCGCTCGCGCAGCTCGTGGCCGACCTCGGCGCGACGTACACCGTGTCCACGATGAGCCACCGTCTGCACATCGCGGAACGGACGCTCCGCCGCTTCGTCTCGGAGCGGCGTCCGGCACAGGCGGCGGAGCCCGACAGCGACACCGCGTCCGAGTCCGGTTCCGACACGGCCTCCGTGGCCGGTGACACCGCGAGCGTGGCAGCGACCACGGTGGACGACGGCGCCTCGGAGTACCAGGGCGGCGACGTCATGGACTACGCGGACCAGGACGACTACGCCGGCTCCCAGGCCGACTACGGCGACTACGCCGACTACCAGGATGAGTACGGCGGGGACGACGGCGGCATGGACTACGAGTACGCCGACGACTACGCCTCCGACGACGGACAGGCGGCCCCGGCCCCCGCCTTCGCCTACCAGCAGCAGGGCGGCTCGGCGTCCGGCACCGCCGAGGCGGGGCCGTCGCACAGCTTCGCGTACCCGGGCGTCTCCGGCTACACCCTCGTCGTCCACCGGGGGCAGACGCTCTACCGGGACGACTCCGACGGCCAGTTCCACTGGCGCGACCCCGACACCTACCGCATGGTCCCGCTCGGCGAGTACGCCTCCGACGTCGAGATGAGCGACGCCTAG
- a CDS encoding phage tail sheath subtilisin-like domain-containing protein yields the protein MPSYLSPGVYVEEVASGSRPIEGVGTSVAAFVGLAPSGPLNEPTLVTNWTQYVAAFGDFSDGYYLAHSVYGFFNNGGSAAYVVRVGGSAEDAAGNGQESARSAVTGGARQAALPAAEPRQLGTFAVTATGEGGGALSVEVADAEGEGPAERFKLIVKDGDKPVETFDVTAKKGSRAYVVTQVKERSKLISVTEAAPSAQLARPDNQTVALPAPPPAADNAPAAVPGGASHPGPAQYLGDSADRTGFGGLEAVDEISMVAVPDLMAAYQRGTIDLEAVKAVQLGLIAHCELMGDRVAIIDPPPGLNARDIRVWRQETAGYDSKYAALYYPWIKSFDPATGQTRMVPPSGHVAGIWARNDTERGVHKAPANEVVRGAVDLELQITRGEQDLLNPIGVNCIRAFPGRGIRVWGARTLSSDPAWRYLNIRRYFNYLEESILIGTQWVVFEPNDHNLWARIRRNLSAFLVNEWRSGALFGQSPEQAYYVKCDEETNPPESVDLGRVICEIGIAPVKPAEFVIFRLAQFSSGNGELEE from the coding sequence ATGCCGTCGTACCTGTCGCCCGGCGTCTACGTCGAGGAGGTTGCCAGCGGCTCGCGCCCGATCGAGGGGGTCGGCACGTCGGTGGCCGCCTTCGTCGGTCTCGCCCCGAGCGGGCCGCTGAACGAGCCCACACTGGTGACCAACTGGACGCAGTACGTCGCGGCCTTCGGTGACTTCAGCGACGGCTACTACCTCGCGCACTCCGTGTACGGGTTCTTCAACAACGGCGGTTCGGCGGCGTACGTCGTCCGGGTCGGCGGCTCCGCCGAGGACGCCGCCGGGAACGGCCAGGAGTCCGCGCGGTCCGCCGTGACGGGCGGCGCCCGCCAGGCCGCGCTGCCCGCCGCCGAGCCCCGGCAGCTCGGCACCTTCGCCGTGACGGCGACGGGCGAGGGCGGCGGCGCGCTGTCCGTCGAGGTCGCCGACGCCGAGGGCGAGGGCCCCGCGGAGCGCTTCAAGCTGATCGTCAAGGACGGCGACAAGCCGGTCGAGACCTTCGACGTGACGGCGAAGAAGGGCAGCCGCGCCTATGTCGTCACCCAGGTCAAGGAGCGTTCCAAGCTCATCTCCGTGACGGAGGCCGCGCCGTCCGCGCAGCTCGCCCGCCCGGACAACCAGACCGTGGCACTGCCCGCGCCGCCCCCGGCCGCCGACAACGCGCCGGCCGCCGTCCCGGGCGGGGCCTCGCACCCCGGCCCGGCGCAGTACCTCGGCGACTCCGCGGACCGTACGGGCTTCGGCGGTCTGGAGGCCGTGGACGAGATCTCCATGGTCGCCGTGCCCGACCTGATGGCCGCCTACCAGCGCGGCACCATCGACCTGGAGGCCGTGAAGGCCGTCCAGCTCGGCCTGATCGCCCACTGCGAGCTGATGGGCGACCGCGTCGCCATCATCGACCCGCCGCCCGGCCTCAACGCCCGCGACATCCGGGTCTGGCGCCAGGAGACGGCCGGCTACGACTCCAAGTACGCGGCCCTGTACTACCCCTGGATCAAGTCCTTCGACCCGGCGACCGGACAGACCAGGATGGTCCCGCCGAGCGGCCACGTCGCCGGAATCTGGGCCCGCAACGACACCGAGCGGGGCGTGCACAAGGCCCCCGCCAACGAGGTCGTCCGCGGCGCGGTCGACCTGGAGCTCCAGATCACCCGCGGCGAGCAGGACCTGCTCAACCCGATCGGCGTCAACTGCATCCGCGCCTTCCCCGGCCGCGGCATCCGCGTCTGGGGAGCCCGCACCCTCTCCTCCGACCCGGCCTGGCGCTACCTGAACATCCGCCGGTACTTCAACTACCTGGAGGAGTCGATCCTGATCGGCACCCAGTGGGTGGTCTTCGAGCCGAACGACCACAACCTCTGGGCGCGCATCCGCCGCAACCTCTCGGCCTTCCTGGTCAACGAGTGGCGCAGCGGCGCCCTGTTCGGGCAGAGCCCCGAGCAGGCCTATTACGTCAAGTGCGACGAGGAGACCAACCCGCCGGAGTCGGTCGACCTCGGCCGGGTCATCTGCGAGATCGGCATCGCGCCGGTCAAGCCCGCCGAGTTCGTGATCTTCCGGCTGGCCCAGTTCTCCAGCGGCAACGGGGAGCTGGAGGAGTAA
- a CDS encoding phage tail protein → MSLQPGDALTSHNFGLQIDGVMVEYLAEVSGLTLEQDVITYQQNSAQGRAEVALLPGVQKNGQCTVVRGMTQSASFTQWINDSIRGQMSTARKNASIIVMDFQDNPVKRYNLRNAWCSKIDTSTVKAGEASALTETVTIVFEELVIE, encoded by the coding sequence ATGAGCCTTCAGCCGGGTGACGCCCTCACGTCACACAACTTCGGCCTCCAGATCGACGGTGTGATGGTCGAGTACCTCGCCGAAGTCAGCGGTCTCACCCTCGAACAGGACGTCATCACCTACCAGCAGAACAGCGCCCAGGGCAGGGCCGAGGTCGCGCTGCTGCCGGGTGTGCAGAAGAACGGCCAGTGCACCGTCGTGCGCGGTATGACGCAGTCGGCCTCGTTCACCCAGTGGATCAACGACTCGATCCGCGGCCAGATGAGCACGGCCCGCAAGAACGCGTCCATCATCGTGATGGACTTCCAGGACAACCCGGTGAAGCGCTACAACCTGCGCAACGCCTGGTGCAGCAAGATCGACACGAGCACGGTGAAGGCCGGCGAGGCCTCGGCCCTGACCGAGACCGTCACCATCGTGTTCGAAGAACTGGTCATCGAGTAA
- a CDS encoding DUF6760 family protein, translating to MTYATDRLHEEIAYVAYHFHWGLDAILDLEHQDRRRYTEQIASLVTRGATEG from the coding sequence GTGACGTACGCGACCGACCGGCTGCACGAGGAGATCGCGTACGTCGCCTACCACTTCCACTGGGGTCTGGACGCGATCCTGGACCTGGAGCACCAGGACCGGCGCCGGTACACCGAGCAGATCGCGTCCCTCGTGACGCGCGGCGCGACGGAGGGCTGA
- a CDS encoding extensin, with protein MSAPGPLPVAPLNPPVAQEPPALPRAARPAGADSASAPTVQRLPGFSSGHSPGRTVGALAAAASATVASHLERLRTPPRQTPPTGPPPPYEPPAPPAHPPGGPPPYEPRAREADPPPEYTAVPAGGFDPRDLTDFQLDELVHRITGRVTRLVRTELRMDRERVGRLRDPRA; from the coding sequence GTGTCCGCGCCCGGTCCGCTGCCGGTCGCCCCGCTGAACCCGCCCGTGGCGCAGGAGCCGCCGGCGCTGCCCAGGGCCGCGCGGCCGGCGGGCGCGGACTCCGCGTCCGCGCCCACGGTGCAGCGGCTCCCGGGCTTCTCGTCCGGCCACTCGCCCGGCCGGACCGTCGGCGCGCTCGCCGCCGCCGCGTCGGCCACGGTCGCCTCCCACCTGGAGCGCCTGCGGACGCCGCCCCGGCAGACGCCGCCCACCGGGCCACCCCCGCCGTACGAGCCGCCCGCCCCGCCCGCGCATCCGCCGGGCGGCCCGCCGCCGTACGAGCCGCGCGCCCGGGAGGCGGACCCGCCGCCGGAGTACACCGCGGTCCCGGCCGGCGGGTTCGACCCGCGCGACCTGACGGACTTCCAGCTCGACGAGCTGGTGCACCGGATCACCGGCCGCGTCACCCGTCTCGTCCGCACCGAACTGCGCATGGACCGGGAGCGGGTCGGCAGACTCCGCGACCCGCGCGCCTGA
- a CDS encoding phage tail protein, with amino-acid sequence MPRQDPGSTIWFDLTIDGESLGRFNGCDGLSSQVEVELREEGGNNGFVWRLPTRVTFSTIRLTRPLTPDTAKVARWISSVQTGIKRPTAQIAALRADGSLVARWGLIDVLPVSWQGPTLDPASPAVATEVLEIAHHGFTD; translated from the coding sequence ATGCCCCGCCAGGATCCCGGGTCCACCATCTGGTTCGACCTCACCATCGACGGCGAGAGCCTCGGCCGCTTCAACGGCTGCGACGGCCTGTCGTCCCAGGTGGAGGTCGAACTCCGGGAGGAGGGCGGCAACAACGGCTTCGTGTGGCGGCTGCCCACCCGGGTCACGTTCTCCACCATCCGGCTGACCCGCCCGCTGACGCCGGACACCGCGAAGGTCGCCCGCTGGATCTCGTCCGTGCAGACGGGGATCAAGCGCCCCACCGCGCAGATCGCGGCGCTGCGCGCGGACGGGTCGCTGGTCGCCCGCTGGGGGCTGATCGACGTGCTGCCGGTGAGCTGGCAGGGCCCCACCCTCGACCCCGCGAGCCCGGCCGTGGCCACCGAGGTGCTGGAGATCGCCCACCACGGCTTCACCGACTGA
- a CDS encoding CIS tube protein, with protein sequence MATSSRGAGKSLVRATLAIHEPPVGTSTTPGALMRTFGFEFNPAQLALSQRAQWKATPTMAVRDGSKPEFMGAEPREMTLEVFLDSSTAPTGNSVLKKVESLLGCCEVTAKSIAADQPSPPWVVFEWGSFSTARFTAYVGSVDASYTLFGTTGVPIRATCQIRLVEIPGKTKGQNPTSGALTAQRVHRVVAGDSLQSLAWREYGTATVWRAIAEINGIDDPSRLPAGTELVLPAPEEVAR encoded by the coding sequence ATGGCCACGAGCAGCAGGGGCGCCGGCAAGAGTCTGGTGCGCGCCACGCTGGCGATCCACGAACCGCCGGTCGGCACGAGCACCACGCCGGGCGCGCTGATGCGGACGTTCGGCTTCGAGTTCAACCCGGCGCAGCTCGCCCTGAGTCAGCGTGCGCAGTGGAAGGCGACGCCGACCATGGCGGTGCGCGACGGCTCGAAGCCGGAGTTCATGGGCGCGGAGCCGCGCGAGATGACGCTGGAGGTCTTCCTCGACTCGTCGACCGCGCCGACCGGCAACTCGGTGCTCAAGAAGGTCGAGTCGCTGCTGGGCTGCTGCGAGGTGACCGCCAAGAGCATCGCCGCCGACCAGCCGTCGCCGCCGTGGGTGGTCTTCGAGTGGGGGTCGTTCTCCACGGCCCGCTTCACCGCGTACGTCGGCTCGGTCGACGCGTCGTACACCCTCTTCGGCACCACCGGCGTCCCCATCCGGGCCACCTGCCAGATACGGCTCGTGGAGATCCCCGGCAAGACCAAGGGCCAGAACCCGACCTCCGGTGCGCTGACCGCTCAGCGGGTGCACCGGGTCGTCGCGGGCGACTCGCTCCAGTCGCTGGCCTGGCGCGAGTACGGCACGGCCACCGTGTGGCGGGCGATCGCCGAGATCAACGGCATCGACGACCCGTCCCGGCTGCCGGCGGGCACCGAACTGGTGCTGCCCGCCCCCGAGGAGGTGGCGCGCTGA